One part of the Saprospiraceae bacterium genome encodes these proteins:
- a CDS encoding gliding motility-associated C-terminal domain-containing protein — MVEQIGQRRKLRIDTFKRLGVFKWTGCFLSVFFLNILVGQSTQFKVETNYIGCDSVGSIRIMAKDPLRKYQYSMVSNDCGFPLRPTQDSGIFTHLVPCLYIIKVIDSQGSVTLDPIRIGFKITDHTTLKCNSAFTTLSQIKVTGGLAVAYSIDFLPRFKLGQPDSIFNLPTLDYISVHELTVYDACGHSDKVRLDHLGAIDKTVLCDDVQIYSIPLAKTTYNPFFLNDTLIFKWTLNGKTIGNESSVHPDSAVPGNKLVFQASSSYCTIIDSVVLQNEPSRKISLTIKADRQVLCNEDSLLLKADVAVSLPVRFGWNTKDSSDEISVYTAGKYQVIATTDEGCSDTAEILIRHSSLSLTAQVTPNLCFGEAKGSIDLVVAGGIIPYSYTWSDSVKAKDRQNLGNGSYRVLLIDSAGCALSDSFIITSPPPMSLTLSAYAADCVPARNGRVTTMMNGGVPPYRYQWSNGLTVPNVDTLSPGSYSITIFDQNQCSVFFPFLIDDLNPLQSFPRDTICANGSLKVGQSVYTKTGRYKDSLISSKGCDSVVTTYLVVNEPVDFAFTKKDPSCNGVKDGSVTITDAIGYADYDVYLNEQLYVSAQLSALAPGNYVIKLKDHFGCFKEKGFAMTNPPLIDFDLGGDKTITFGDTLSVTPMTNLTPGNIQQITWATDLPQPNCIFCNAIYKYKPSDDHYLKATIESITGCKVSDEIRITLDRDFKVFVPNIFSPGSGSFTENQYLKVYGGSQVSKINYFRIFNRFGDLVFEATDFLPNDTGYAWDGLFKGADAAPGVYIYVAEVSFADRSVRVVKGDITLVR; from the coding sequence ATGGTAGAACAGATTGGACAAAGAAGGAAGCTTAGAATAGATACCTTTAAGCGATTAGGGGTATTTAAATGGACGGGGTGCTTTCTAAGTGTGTTTTTTCTGAATATCCTTGTCGGACAGTCAACTCAATTTAAAGTAGAGACTAATTATATCGGATGCGATAGTGTAGGGTCCATCCGGATTATGGCAAAAGATCCATTGAGAAAATATCAGTATTCGATGGTGTCTAATGATTGTGGCTTCCCGTTAAGACCAACCCAGGATTCTGGAATATTTACGCATTTGGTACCTTGTCTATATATTATAAAGGTCATCGATAGTCAGGGATCTGTCACTTTAGACCCTATTCGTATTGGATTTAAAATAACAGACCACACTACGTTAAAGTGCAATAGCGCTTTCACAACTTTGTCCCAAATTAAAGTGACAGGCGGACTGGCCGTGGCATATTCTATAGATTTTTTACCAAGGTTTAAATTGGGTCAACCCGACAGTATCTTTAATCTTCCTACTTTAGATTACATATCAGTCCATGAACTCACAGTCTATGATGCGTGCGGTCATTCTGATAAAGTGAGATTAGATCATCTTGGTGCAATAGATAAAACCGTGCTATGTGATGATGTGCAGATTTACTCCATCCCGCTTGCCAAAACTACTTATAATCCGTTTTTTTTAAATGATACATTGATATTTAAATGGACACTGAATGGCAAAACAATAGGTAACGAAAGTTCTGTACATCCCGATAGTGCAGTACCCGGTAATAAACTTGTTTTCCAGGCTAGCTCCAGTTATTGTACTATAATAGATAGTGTGGTATTACAAAATGAACCCTCCAGGAAAATCAGCTTAACAATCAAAGCTGATCGGCAAGTACTATGTAATGAAGATTCCTTATTGTTAAAAGCGGATGTAGCAGTCTCTTTACCTGTCAGATTTGGTTGGAATACAAAGGATAGCAGCGATGAAATATCAGTATATACTGCAGGTAAGTATCAGGTGATAGCGACTACGGACGAAGGTTGCTCCGATACTGCTGAAATATTGATTCGTCATTCGTCTTTGTCACTTACGGCTCAGGTCACACCTAATCTATGTTTTGGCGAAGCCAAGGGGAGCATTGATCTTGTCGTCGCCGGCGGCATTATACCTTATAGCTATACCTGGTCGGATAGTGTAAAAGCCAAAGACAGGCAAAACCTGGGCAATGGTAGCTATCGTGTTTTATTGATTGACTCAGCAGGTTGTGCGTTATCAGATAGCTTTATCATTACCAGTCCACCTCCGATGTCTCTGACCTTATCGGCGTATGCTGCTGATTGTGTGCCAGCTCGCAATGGAAGAGTGACTACAATGATGAACGGAGGAGTACCCCCTTATAGATACCAATGGAGCAATGGGCTCACTGTGCCTAATGTAGATACCTTGTCGCCCGGTTCATATTCTATTACCATCTTTGATCAGAACCAATGCTCCGTCTTTTTTCCTTTCCTTATTGATGATCTCAATCCATTGCAGAGTTTCCCGCGGGATACGATCTGTGCAAATGGATCTTTGAAGGTAGGGCAGTCGGTATATACCAAAACCGGACGGTACAAAGACTCCCTGATTTCTTCCAAAGGCTGCGATAGTGTGGTCACTACATATCTGGTAGTCAATGAACCGGTTGATTTTGCTTTTACAAAAAAAGATCCTTCGTGCAACGGGGTCAAGGATGGGAGTGTGACGATCACAGATGCGATAGGCTATGCAGACTATGATGTATATCTCAATGAACAGTTGTATGTGTCTGCCCAATTAAGTGCTTTGGCACCAGGAAACTATGTGATCAAATTAAAAGACCATTTTGGATGTTTTAAAGAGAAGGGGTTTGCCATGACCAATCCGCCGTTGATTGATTTTGACCTTGGTGGGGACAAGACGATCACCTTTGGAGATACTTTAAGTGTCACCCCTATGACCAATCTAACTCCTGGCAATATTCAGCAAATCACCTGGGCGACGGATCTTCCACAACCGAATTGTATATTTTGCAATGCCATCTACAAATACAAACCGTCAGACGACCACTACCTGAAAGCCACGATCGAAAGCATCACCGGGTGTAAAGTCTCAGATGAAATCAGGATCACCCTTGATCGGGATTTCAAAGTTTTTGTACCTAACATATTTTCACCAGGGTCAGGGAGTTTTACTGAAAATCAATATTTGAAAGTATATGGGGGTAGCCAGGTCAGTAAAATAAATTATTTCCGCATCTTCAATCGATTTGGGGACCTCGTGTTTGAGGCCACTGATTTTTTACCAAATGATACTGGCTATGCCTGGGATGGCCTTTTTAAAGGTGCTGATGCTGCTCCGGGAGTCTATATCTATGTGGCAGAGGTCAGTTTTGCAGATAGGAGTGTGCGGGTGGTCAAAGGTGATATAACCCTGGTAAGGTAA
- the asnS gene encoding asparagine--tRNA ligase: MYNTRTKIKTLLSSDQAHFTTTLMGWVRSFRNNQFIALNDGSTNNNLQVVVELGMLDETTQKRISVGACIKATGEVIPSMGKGQKLELKATSIEILGDCDPEIFPIQPKKHSLEFLRENAHLRFRTNTFGAVFRVRHALAFAVHQFFNEKGFVYMHTPVITASDAEGAGEMFKVTTLPMDGTAPRNEDGSINYKEDFFGRGTNLTVSGQLEGELAAMAFSEIYTFGPTFRAENSNTTRHLAEFWMIEPEMAFYDLEDNANLAEEFIKYVIQYVTVHNAEDLAFLAARLEEEEKSLPQDKRSPMSLMDKLQFVINNDFERVTYTQAIDILRESNHNKKKKFQYPIDQWGVDLQSEHERYLVEKHFQKPVILTNYPAAIKAFYMRQDDDCAPDRQTVSAMDILAPGIGEIVGGSQREERYDKLTQRMKEMHIPEEDLWWYLDTRRFGACVHAGFGLGFERLVQFVTGMANIRDVIAFPRYPGSAEF; the protein is encoded by the coding sequence ATGTACAATACCAGGACAAAAATAAAAACCCTTCTATCATCTGATCAGGCGCATTTTACCACCACCCTGATGGGCTGGGTGAGATCGTTTAGGAACAATCAGTTTATCGCCCTCAATGATGGAAGTACCAATAATAATCTTCAGGTGGTAGTAGAACTGGGGATGCTGGACGAAACCACACAAAAAAGAATATCTGTAGGAGCGTGTATCAAAGCGACGGGTGAGGTCATCCCTTCTATGGGTAAAGGCCAAAAATTAGAGCTCAAAGCTACTTCAATTGAAATACTTGGAGATTGTGATCCGGAGATCTTCCCCATCCAGCCTAAAAAGCACAGCCTGGAGTTTTTGAGGGAGAATGCTCATCTAAGATTCAGGACAAATACTTTTGGAGCTGTATTCAGGGTGCGGCATGCGTTGGCTTTTGCTGTACACCAGTTTTTTAACGAAAAGGGATTTGTGTACATGCATACACCGGTGATCACTGCCAGTGATGCTGAAGGTGCCGGAGAAATGTTTAAAGTCACGACCTTGCCTATGGACGGCACTGCTCCCCGCAATGAAGATGGCAGCATCAATTATAAAGAAGATTTTTTTGGACGAGGCACCAATCTTACTGTCAGTGGTCAACTCGAAGGCGAATTGGCGGCGATGGCTTTCAGCGAAATTTATACATTTGGTCCGACTTTCAGAGCTGAAAACAGCAATACTACGCGGCACCTGGCTGAGTTTTGGATGATCGAACCGGAAATGGCCTTCTATGACCTCGAAGACAATGCTAACCTGGCAGAAGAATTTATCAAATATGTCATCCAATATGTGACAGTGCACAATGCCGAGGACCTCGCTTTTCTTGCAGCTCGCCTGGAAGAGGAAGAAAAGTCTTTACCTCAAGATAAGCGGAGTCCGATGAGCTTGATGGACAAACTCCAATTTGTGATCAATAATGATTTTGAACGAGTCACTTATACTCAAGCGATCGATATTCTTAGAGAAAGCAACCATAACAAAAAGAAAAAATTCCAATACCCGATAGATCAATGGGGGGTGGATCTCCAGAGTGAGCACGAACGATACCTGGTTGAGAAACATTTTCAAAAACCGGTCATCCTCACCAATTACCCCGCAGCCATCAAAGCTTTTTATATGAGACAGGATGATGATTGTGCCCCAGATCGGCAGACTGTTTCAGCGATGGATATACTAGCACCCGGGATCGGTGAGATTGTAGGTGGTAGCCAACGCGAAGAGCGATATGACAAACTCACCCAACGCATGAAAGAAATGCATATTCCAGAGGAAGATCTTTGGTGGTATCTCGATACAAGAAGATTTGGAGCCTGTGTGCACGCAGGGTTTGGTTTGGGATTTGAGCGATTGGTTCAGTTTGTAACCGGTATGGCCAATATCAGAGATGTGATCGCTTTCCCGAGGTATCCCGGCAGTGCTGAGTTTTAA